In Limibacter armeniacum, a single window of DNA contains:
- a CDS encoding PhoH family protein, producing MIEKVINLEGVSLVDFLGVENENIKEISTAFPKSKIISRGNEIRIQGTGPEIIKINNAFNELLAHYKKYGKVTTDNVLDYIETNVSKEQADLKDEIILYGAKGVAIRPKTANQKTLVETASKNDMVFAIGPAGTGKTYVAVALAVKALKNKQVRRIIISRPAVEAGENLGFLPGDLKEKVDPYLRPIYDALDDMIPSEKLNFYLENRIIEIAPLAYMRGRTLNNAFILLDEAQNTTPMQMKMFLTRMGAESQMIVTGDTSQIDLPRKVKSGLLEATTILRGIEGIGIIQLSGKDVIRHRLVKNIIAAYKDAADEGVTEVPENNNSQ from the coding sequence TTGATCGAAAAAGTCATTAACCTGGAAGGTGTTTCACTGGTTGATTTCCTAGGAGTGGAAAATGAGAACATTAAAGAAATTTCCACCGCCTTCCCAAAAAGCAAGATTATATCCAGGGGAAACGAAATCAGAATACAGGGCACGGGTCCTGAGATAATTAAAATAAACAACGCTTTTAACGAGCTGCTGGCTCACTACAAAAAATACGGCAAGGTCACAACTGACAACGTATTGGACTATATCGAAACCAATGTCAGCAAGGAACAGGCTGACCTCAAAGATGAGATTATCCTATACGGTGCCAAAGGGGTTGCCATCAGACCTAAAACTGCCAATCAGAAGACTTTGGTCGAGACTGCCAGCAAGAACGATATGGTTTTTGCTATTGGCCCTGCTGGTACCGGTAAAACCTATGTAGCAGTAGCTTTGGCTGTAAAAGCACTTAAAAACAAGCAGGTCAGACGGATTATCATCTCCCGTCCTGCTGTTGAAGCAGGTGAAAACCTTGGTTTCCTACCGGGTGACCTAAAAGAAAAAGTGGATCCGTATCTACGTCCAATCTATGATGCTTTGGATGATATGATTCCATCGGAAAAGCTTAACTTTTATCTCGAAAACCGTATCATTGAGATTGCACCACTAGCGTATATGCGTGGTCGTACCCTAAACAATGCTTTCATTCTTTTGGATGAAGCCCAGAATACGACCCCAATGCAAATGAAGATGTTCCTGACACGTATGGGTGCAGAATCCCAGATGATTGTCACTGGTGATACTTCACAGATTGACTTGCCAAGAAAAGTCAAGTCCGGCCTGCTTGAAGCTACTACCATCCTGAGAGGAATCGAAGGAATTGGCATCATCCAACTTAGTGGTAAAGATGTCATCAGGCACAGACTCGTGAAAAACATCATTGCTGCATATAAAGATGCTGCTGATGAAGGTGTCACAGAAGTTCCTGAAAACAACAACAGCCAATAG
- the thrC gene encoding threonine synthase, with product MKLYSTKREAPEVTLKEAVFRGLPQDNGLYMPEHIGTLPQSFFDHIEELNFQEIAFEVSKALLGDEIPEDKLKEIVDDAINFEAPVRHVHDNIYSLELFHGPTLAFKDFGARFMSRLMSYFLTEDEELHILVATSGDTGSAVAQGFLGVPGIKVTILYPSGKVSHIQEQQLTTVGQNVQAFEVEGTFDDCQRMVKEAFLDKELSQKLRLSSANSINISRLIPQSFYYFNAYAQLKRQGKDKVVFCVPSGNFGNLCGGLIAKRMGLPVIRFVAATNVNDVVPTYLNTGVFSPRPSTATISNAMDVGNPSNFPRIRELYDQSFEAETTDILGKHYTDQQTKETIHTVFDRADYIMCPHSAIGYMGIKEYLDELDDEAVAGIFLSTAHAAKFGDVVEPIIDAPVEIPERLVEIVNREKVAELIAPDFEVLKQKLLNI from the coding sequence ATGAAACTTTATAGTACTAAAAGAGAGGCACCAGAAGTGACACTGAAAGAGGCAGTGTTCAGAGGGTTGCCACAGGACAACGGTCTCTATATGCCTGAGCATATCGGAACGCTTCCACAGTCATTTTTTGATCATATAGAGGAACTGAATTTTCAGGAAATTGCCTTTGAAGTATCAAAAGCATTGTTGGGAGATGAAATTCCTGAAGATAAGCTGAAAGAAATTGTAGATGATGCCATCAATTTTGAGGCTCCTGTACGTCATGTGCATGACAATATCTATAGTCTTGAGCTGTTTCATGGGCCGACCTTAGCTTTTAAGGATTTTGGCGCCCGCTTTATGTCAAGGCTAATGTCTTATTTCCTGACAGAGGATGAAGAGCTTCATATTCTTGTAGCTACCTCAGGAGATACAGGTAGTGCTGTTGCTCAAGGTTTCTTGGGGGTTCCGGGTATTAAGGTGACCATTCTATATCCGAGCGGTAAGGTGAGTCATATTCAGGAACAGCAGCTGACTACGGTTGGTCAAAACGTACAAGCCTTTGAGGTAGAAGGAACATTTGATGATTGCCAGAGAATGGTTAAAGAGGCATTCCTAGATAAGGAATTGAGCCAAAAGTTAAGACTAAGCTCTGCCAACTCTATCAATATAAGTAGGTTGATTCCTCAGTCTTTCTACTATTTCAATGCTTATGCTCAGTTGAAGCGCCAAGGGAAAGACAAGGTGGTTTTCTGTGTACCTAGTGGTAACTTCGGTAACTTGTGTGGTGGGTTGATTGCTAAAAGAATGGGATTGCCTGTTATCCGTTTTGTGGCAGCTACGAATGTCAATGATGTGGTGCCAACTTACCTGAATACAGGTGTATTTAGCCCAAGACCTTCAACGGCTACAATTTCCAATGCGATGGATGTGGGGAACCCAAGTAACTTCCCTCGAATCCGAGAGCTGTACGATCAGTCTTTTGAGGCAGAGACTACAGATATTTTGGGTAAGCATTATACCGATCAGCAGACAAAAGAAACAATCCATACTGTATTTGATCGTGCAGACTATATCATGTGTCCTCATTCAGCTATCGGTTATATGGGGATAAAGGAGTATTTGGATGAATTGGATGATGAAGCAGTAGCGGGAATCTTCCTTTCAACGGCTCATGCTGCAAAGTTTGGTGATGTGGTAGAGCCAATCATTGATGCACCTGTAGAAATCCCGGAGAGACTTGTTGAGATCGTCAACAGGGAGAAAGTGGCTGAGTTGATAGCCCCTGATTTCGAAGTGTTGAAACAGAAGCTTCTGAACATTTAA
- a CDS encoding rhomboid family intramembrane serine protease, producing MQLSKSIKIPLILAGVCWVIEFMEMGLQHEFHSLGIYPRHPSGLIGIVCHPFLHGDLKHLASNTFSFIFLCSSIIFFFPRISRRVILTIYLLTGFGVWLLARPAYHIGASGLIYGFASFLFFIGVFQKNSNSLIISLIIALLYNGMLYGILPAQEGVSWESHLIGAFVGAVVAYYFRNATTEMFRHITTQVGEVHFEGYVNIETPHYKYTYLENGEKNKEEDKQPLDSSTEKN from the coding sequence ATGCAATTAAGCAAAAGCATTAAAATCCCCCTTATCTTGGCTGGTGTCTGCTGGGTTATTGAATTTATGGAAATGGGGCTACAACATGAGTTCCATAGTTTAGGCATTTACCCAAGACACCCAAGTGGTCTTATTGGCATTGTTTGTCACCCCTTTTTACATGGAGACCTGAAGCACTTAGCATCCAACACCTTTTCCTTTATATTTCTTTGCAGCAGTATCATTTTCTTTTTCCCACGTATTTCGAGGCGTGTGATCTTGACGATTTACCTGCTTACAGGATTTGGCGTATGGCTACTTGCTAGACCTGCCTACCACATCGGGGCCAGTGGGCTGATCTATGGATTTGCCTCCTTTCTGTTCTTTATTGGTGTATTCCAGAAAAACTCCAACTCGTTGATAATCTCCCTTATCATTGCCTTGCTTTACAATGGTATGCTTTATGGAATACTACCTGCTCAGGAAGGCGTATCATGGGAGTCTCACCTGATTGGAGCCTTTGTTGGAGCAGTTGTCGCATACTACTTCCGTAATGCAACAACTGAAATGTTCAGGCATATCACAACCCAAGTGGGAGAGGTACATTTTGAAGGATATGTCAACATTGAAACGCCTCATTACAAGTACACTTACCTTGAAAATGGAGAGAAAAACAAAGAAGAAGACAAACAACCGTTAGATAGTAGCACTGAAAAAAATTAG
- a CDS encoding OmpA family protein gives MNMRHLLLIITFLTVTVLAGTPLYAQASKGYKVTGEVFYQKNRKALSDVFITVYEVIRNDDGHVTQYSAPNTSYTTTTDKDGKFAFVMDGKKEYLMTFLKEGFLSVPTQIPFKKRNIALGEHISIKVGMKKAANFLVRGRVIDAKSGETISEASVALSHQEDEGNTKLLTTDQNGVYSFMLQPQKQYEISANADGYFKTIQAISVNDKKEEVLSYNFRLNRIESGAVTTLNSFFFEVNGAKIIEGKANELLGIQKMMEENPNVNIEIGCHTDARGDDGYNMQLSIERADAIAEFLIKMGIDSSRLITKGYGETQLVNHCNNGVKCSRQEHETNRRVTIKVIGSME, from the coding sequence ATGAATATGAGACATTTGCTACTTATTATTACGTTTTTAACTGTAACGGTCTTAGCTGGAACACCCCTTTACGCCCAAGCATCAAAAGGGTATAAAGTAACAGGTGAGGTGTTTTACCAAAAGAACCGTAAAGCATTATCTGATGTATTCATTACTGTCTATGAAGTAATCAGAAATGATGACGGTCATGTGACACAATATTCTGCACCCAACACATCCTATACGACGACAACTGATAAGGACGGTAAATTTGCTTTTGTGATGGATGGAAAAAAGGAATATTTGATGACCTTTCTGAAAGAAGGGTTTCTATCTGTCCCTACCCAAATCCCTTTCAAAAAGCGAAACATTGCTTTAGGTGAACATATCAGCATCAAAGTAGGAATGAAAAAAGCAGCCAATTTCCTGGTGAGAGGTCGAGTGATAGATGCAAAGTCAGGTGAAACGATCTCAGAAGCTTCAGTAGCTTTAAGCCACCAAGAAGACGAAGGCAACACCAAACTACTGACTACAGACCAAAACGGTGTCTATTCCTTTATGCTCCAGCCACAGAAACAATATGAAATTAGCGCAAATGCTGATGGCTATTTCAAGACTATTCAAGCCATTTCTGTCAATGACAAAAAAGAAGAGGTATTATCATATAATTTCAGGCTAAACCGCATAGAAAGTGGAGCGGTCACTACATTGAATAGCTTTTTCTTTGAAGTGAATGGTGCTAAAATTATTGAAGGTAAAGCCAATGAGCTATTGGGCATACAGAAAATGATGGAGGAGAATCCAAATGTCAATATAGAAATAGGATGTCATACCGATGCCCGTGGAGATGATGGTTACAATATGCAACTGTCTATAGAAAGAGCAGATGCCATCGCTGAGTTCCTAATCAAAATGGGAATTGATTCCAGCAGGCTTATCACCAAAGGTTATGGCGAAACCCAATTGGTCAACCACTGTAACAATGGTGTGAAGTGCAGCAGACAGGAACACGAAACCAATAGACGTGTAACGATCAAGGTCATTGGTTCAATGGAATAA
- a CDS encoding thioredoxin domain-containing protein produces MESTQKKANRLIQESSPYLLQHAYNPVEWYPWGEEALTKAKKENKPIIVSIGYSSCHWCHVMERESFENDQLAALMNQHYICIKVDREERPDIDQIYMDAIQVMGIQGGWPLNVFLTPDAKPFYGGTYFPPQQWQQVLVQVAKAYTEHKSQLEESAEKFVQAINQSELEKYGIGKIQHEYTAERLDEMFVKLSHQFDPQNGGINKAPKFPMPTIWNFLLRYYDVSGNENALDHAKLTLNKMAWGGIYDQIGGGFARYSVDGQWFAPHFEKMLYDNAQLVSLYADAYALTRDKEYEQVIGDTIKFLKREMMSEEGGFYSALDADSEGIEGRFYVWTYEELEEVFEEEDLRLICDYYNATEAGNWEHSFNILHRSTSKEAFAKKHQMTVTELDDKVRNWKTALLKIREMRIRPGLDDKILASWNGLMLKGLVDAYAATGHTKYLHLAKKNAHFIASKMMTPEGKLWHSYKNGKASIEPYLEDYAAVIQGFTALYQVCFDAVWLERSEKMVNYTLEHFFDREEEMFYFTQDAASTLIARKKEIFDNVIPSSNSMMATNLYFLGILLEREDLLNTSRNMLGKMNKMLEVEVQYLANWACLYTAQVTPTAEVAIAGDELIAFAQGIHQEFIPNKVVAGAYTPEEQASKIPLLHHRDAIDGKTTVYVCRNRSCLRPVHSLAEALRDIKGIKQ; encoded by the coding sequence ATGGAATCAACACAGAAAAAGGCCAACCGCCTGATTCAAGAAAGCAGTCCTTACCTGCTTCAACACGCCTATAACCCTGTGGAGTGGTATCCTTGGGGGGAAGAGGCCTTAACAAAAGCCAAAAAAGAAAACAAGCCAATCATCGTCAGTATAGGATATTCATCCTGCCACTGGTGCCATGTCATGGAAAGGGAATCTTTCGAGAATGATCAATTGGCTGCATTGATGAACCAACACTATATCTGTATTAAAGTCGACAGGGAAGAAAGGCCTGATATAGACCAGATTTATATGGATGCCATTCAGGTAATGGGAATTCAGGGTGGATGGCCACTCAACGTTTTCCTTACTCCTGATGCCAAACCTTTCTATGGAGGCACCTATTTTCCACCCCAACAATGGCAACAGGTTTTGGTACAGGTAGCTAAAGCCTATACAGAGCACAAAAGCCAACTGGAAGAATCTGCCGAAAAGTTTGTCCAAGCCATCAACCAAAGTGAGCTTGAAAAATACGGCATAGGAAAGATTCAGCATGAATATACTGCCGAAAGACTTGATGAGATGTTTGTAAAGCTTTCTCATCAGTTTGATCCGCAAAATGGTGGAATCAATAAGGCTCCCAAATTCCCCATGCCTACCATATGGAATTTCCTGCTTCGCTATTATGATGTAAGCGGCAATGAGAATGCCTTGGACCATGCCAAGCTTACGCTAAATAAAATGGCTTGGGGTGGTATCTATGATCAGATTGGAGGCGGGTTTGCACGCTATTCTGTCGATGGACAGTGGTTTGCTCCTCATTTTGAGAAGATGCTCTATGACAATGCCCAACTTGTCAGTCTTTATGCTGATGCTTATGCCTTAACACGAGACAAGGAATATGAGCAGGTGATCGGAGATACCATCAAGTTCCTAAAACGCGAAATGATGAGCGAAGAAGGTGGCTTCTACTCTGCTTTGGATGCGGATAGCGAAGGCATTGAAGGACGATTTTATGTATGGACATACGAGGAGTTGGAGGAAGTATTTGAAGAGGAAGACTTGAGGCTAATCTGTGACTATTACAATGCTACAGAAGCAGGTAACTGGGAACACAGCTTCAACATTCTTCACAGGTCAACATCGAAAGAGGCATTTGCCAAAAAGCACCAGATGACTGTTACGGAGCTTGACGATAAAGTCAGGAACTGGAAAACGGCTCTACTCAAGATCCGAGAAATGCGTATACGTCCCGGACTTGACGATAAGATCCTCGCTTCATGGAACGGATTAATGCTAAAAGGGCTTGTTGATGCTTATGCCGCAACAGGTCACACCAAATACCTGCACCTTGCCAAGAAAAATGCGCATTTCATTGCCTCCAAAATGATGACACCTGAAGGCAAACTTTGGCACAGCTATAAAAACGGAAAGGCAAGTATCGAACCGTACCTCGAAGATTACGCTGCGGTTATACAGGGCTTTACAGCACTTTATCAGGTATGCTTTGATGCTGTCTGGCTTGAGCGCTCAGAAAAGATGGTCAACTATACCTTGGAGCACTTCTTTGACCGTGAAGAAGAGATGTTCTATTTCACCCAAGATGCCGCCTCAACTTTAATCGCAAGGAAAAAGGAAATCTTTGACAATGTCATTCCTTCCTCAAATTCCATGATGGCTACAAACCTTTATTTCTTGGGCATTTTGCTTGAGCGTGAAGACCTGCTCAACACTTCCCGTAATATGTTAGGGAAAATGAACAAGATGCTGGAGGTAGAGGTACAATACCTAGCCAATTGGGCTTGCCTTTATACGGCACAGGTCACACCTACTGCCGAAGTAGCAATTGCAGGTGATGAGCTGATTGCTTTTGCCCAGGGAATCCATCAGGAATTTATTCCAAACAAGGTAGTAGCAGGAGCCTATACTCCTGAAGAGCAAGCTTCCAAAATTCCGCTCTTGCACCACAGGGATGCCATTGATGGGAAAACCACTGTGTATGTATGCCGTAACAGAAGCTGTTTACGACCCGTACATTCTTTGGCTGAAGCATTAAGAGACATCAAAGGAATCAAACAATAA
- the dacB gene encoding D-alanyl-D-alanine carboxypeptidase/D-alanyl-D-alanine endopeptidase, with product MRSLSSIITVFACLLLATEVLAGGGDPTEIVDLRKMVEQLHKNRDMASASLGICVTDVETGEVLLGYGQEQSLAPASVMKLVTTASALIVLGEDYRFETVIEYDGNISMDGVLDGNLYIRGGGDPTFDISQLQEFVAGELGIKEIKGGIVADATLFDYQLAPSKWNWEDLGNYYGAGASGLSFCRNTYVLRFKSTAPDSLTTILGVEPEIPDLKFFNEVKGGPKGSGDNAYIFGGPYSYDRYVRGTITPYRNEFTIKGSAPDPAYWAAWTLDKLLREKGVAISNQPTTLRLTPTANRMLKRTLLKSFRSEPLHEIVKETNEKSVNLFAEAMLKMMGAKVKGEGSTEAGIEVVEELWEERGLDLNGFFMEDGSGLSRFNAITAEQMVNLLVKMQRTKEKDAFFSSLAIAGKTGTFKYLCRGEAAAERVFGKSGTIKRVKCYSGYIKTYSGRLLAFSMLVNNYEMKTRPMVQSLEGILNQMVRL from the coding sequence ATGAGAAGCCTTTCATCGATAATAACTGTTTTCGCCTGCTTGTTGTTGGCAACTGAAGTGTTGGCAGGTGGCGGAGACCCTACAGAAATAGTTGATTTACGGAAAATGGTAGAGCAGTTACATAAAAACAGGGATATGGCATCTGCCTCTCTCGGTATTTGTGTGACAGATGTCGAAACAGGGGAGGTGCTTTTGGGATATGGACAAGAGCAGTCATTGGCGCCTGCATCTGTGATGAAGCTGGTGACAACTGCTTCGGCACTGATTGTACTGGGAGAAGACTACCGTTTTGAGACAGTTATTGAGTACGATGGGAATATCTCAATGGATGGTGTTTTGGATGGGAACCTGTATATACGAGGTGGCGGAGACCCAACTTTTGATATTAGCCAATTGCAGGAATTTGTTGCTGGAGAGTTGGGCATCAAAGAGATAAAGGGAGGAATAGTGGCAGATGCAACATTGTTTGATTACCAATTGGCACCATCAAAGTGGAATTGGGAAGACTTGGGTAATTATTATGGTGCAGGGGCAAGTGGACTTTCATTCTGCCGTAATACCTATGTTTTAAGGTTTAAATCTACAGCACCAGACTCCTTGACAACAATTTTAGGTGTAGAACCTGAAATTCCGGATCTAAAGTTTTTTAATGAGGTGAAAGGAGGTCCAAAGGGTTCAGGTGATAATGCTTACATTTTTGGAGGGCCATACTCATATGACCGTTACGTTAGGGGTACTATTACTCCGTACAGAAACGAGTTTACAATTAAAGGGTCAGCACCTGATCCTGCTTATTGGGCTGCTTGGACTTTGGATAAATTACTTCGAGAAAAAGGTGTTGCGATAAGTAACCAGCCAACAACGCTGAGACTTACACCTACCGCAAATAGAATGTTGAAAAGAACCCTGCTGAAGAGTTTTAGATCTGAGCCATTGCATGAAATAGTGAAGGAAACAAACGAAAAGAGTGTAAACCTGTTTGCAGAAGCAATGCTTAAGATGATGGGGGCAAAGGTAAAGGGAGAAGGCAGTACTGAAGCAGGGATTGAGGTAGTGGAAGAGCTTTGGGAAGAGCGAGGTTTGGATTTAAATGGCTTTTTTATGGAGGATGGCAGCGGACTGTCTCGCTTCAATGCCATTACAGCTGAGCAGATGGTAAACCTGCTAGTGAAGATGCAGCGCACCAAAGAAAAAGATGCTTTCTTTAGCTCTTTAGCAATAGCCGGCAAGACTGGTACTTTCAAATACCTTTGTAGGGGTGAAGCTGCTGCCGAAAGAGTATTTGGAAAAAGTGGTACCATTAAGCGGGTCAAATGCTATTCAGGTTATATCAAAACTTACAGCGGAAGACTTTTGGCATTTTCAATGCTGGTGAACAACTATGAAATGAAAACCCGTCCGATGGTGCAGTCATTGGAAGGTATCCTGAACCAGATGGTCAGGTTATAA